GTCGACGGCAATGAGCTCGTACTCCGCGCCGGCAAGCGCAGCCTCGCGAACGTGTCGGCGCGCAAGCTCGTGAGTGTGTTGTGGGGCGCGCCCAGCGCCGATGACTACAGCCTCATCGTCGATGGCGAGGCGCGCGTCAGTGGTAATGACGCCGAGCTGCGCATCACCATCACCCGCGCGGTGCTGCACCGGCCCGGCGCGCCGCGCCAGGCGACGGGCAGTACGTGCGGCAGCGACTGTGTGCCTTTGATCTGACAGCAAGGACCGCTCTGAATGTGCGAATGAATTCGCACCTACAGGAGATCATTCGCCGTCGGTCGGCTCCTGATCCTTAAGCTCGGCGAACTTGGCCGCCATGGTCGGATTGCCGCGCGTCAGCTTCTTGATCGTCACGTCCTGCGCCTTGTCATTGGCGAGACGCAGGTTCCTGTCGGTGCCGAGCAAGGCGTCCTTGGTCTTCTGCAGGTGGTCGATGGACTTGTCTATCTCGTCTATCGCGGTCTGGAAGCGCCGCGACGCCAGATCGTAGTTCTTGGCGAACGCGCTCTTGAACGTCTCGAGTTCGCTCTCGAAATTCGTGATGTCGATGTTCTGCGCCTTGACCAGCGCCAGCTCGGTCTTGTACTTCAGCGAATTCAAGGCTGCGTTACGCAGCAGCGTGATGATGGGAATGAAGAACTGCGGGCGCACCACGTACATCTTCGGATAGCGGTGGAAGACGTCGACGATACCGCTGTTATAAAGATCGCTGTCGGCTTCGAGCAGCGACACCAGCACCGCGTATTCACAGCCTTTCTCGTTGCGATCCTTGTCGAGCTCCTTGAGAAAATCCTCGTTCCTGTTCTTGGTCGCGGTGCGGTCGCTCTCGTTTTTCATCTCGAACATGATGGAAACGATCTCGGTGCCCGCCTCGTCCGTGTCACGAAAGATGAAATCGCCCTTGCTGCCGCTGCGCGCGTCGTTGTCCTTCTCGAAATAGGCGCGCGGAAAGGCCGTCGCGCGGATGCGGTTGAACTCGGTCTCGCAGTGCTGCTCGAGGGTTTCACCCACCATCTTGGTCGACAGCCGCGCCTTCATTTCGCGTAGACGCTCGATTTGCTCATCGCGGTCCTTGATCTGCGTCTCGTAGATGTCCTTGAGCGACTTCTCCGCCAGCTGCTTCTCGAG
This window of the Pseudomonadota bacterium genome carries:
- a CDS encoding DUF2130 domain-containing protein yields the protein MYEINCPHCGKAFKIDEAGYADILKQVRDSDFERQLHERLELAAQERRNAVEIAETRVRSELQEAAVAKDAQILSLKARIEADAMAQKLALAEALSAAENERNTLANQLEQARYEQHAATRLAQAKLENELQKAAADKDAEILRLKAELDAGETARRLAVAEALNAVEKERDEFKSGLEHARLEKQLAEKSLKDIYETQIKDRDEQIERLREMKARLSTKMVGETLEQHCETEFNRIRATAFPRAYFEKDNDARSGSKGDFIFRDTDEAGTEIVSIMFEMKNESDRTATKNRNEDFLKELDKDRNEKGCEYAVLVSLLEADSDLYNSGIVDVFHRYPKMYVVRPQFFIPIITLLRNAALNSLKYKTELALVKAQNIDITNFESELETFKSAFAKNYDLASRRFQTAIDEIDKSIDHLQKTKDALLGTDRNLRLANDKAQDVTIKKLTRGNPTMAAKFAELKDQEPTDGE